The genomic DNA GTGCCAACGAAAACTGTTTTATTTTTCCGCCTCACTAGACGGACGAAAGAGTCCACTGTTTGTGTGCgaaaatcgattttaatttcGAATCTTGTGATTCACACGCTTTTGAGCTGATAACAGCTACGTCTAAATCCGTCTCTACACACATTTACATTAGGGTAAACATCCAACTGTAAGAAATCAAAGTCTAAtgtgatttataaatatatactgtcCGTTTCTATCCCTTCGTAACCTTTTTCGCTTTATATACTACGcgtcaaataaattgaataaatcggAAATTATCACTGAATATACtcacatacaattttttaatttatatttgagaGTAGGTTACGATGCATCGAAAAATATGttctatatatattaaattgcatcatacatatttaagcaAGAACACAACATTCATTGTATGTTGAAtttgtttgtaatttaatatgaacACACCTGATATTTTATCATGTCCAAGAAACGGTatcactttgattttttttataaaagtgaCGTTGgagtataattttttacatcctaataaaaaatgaacattatttttaaatgttcagATTAGATAAGacctaaataaatataattcgatTGAAATTTAGAGTAAATATGAATTATCAAACAATTCAACATTAACATGAATTGTAAAGGTTGATTTCataatacataggtatatattctGATAAATCTTTCACCacaaatattttcattgcaTCGAATCAGTTTAATGATGGCGCTTATTTCAAAGCAATCACTCAGTTCATATACGAGCGAGAGAATTACTTAGAATCGGTTCAAATAAAAGTGGTAGAATTAGTTAGAATCAGTTCATAGTACACGTGGGTGAATTAATTTCACCAAATTTGCCTATTTATAAGTTATAATTTATCTAACGTGCAACTAAACACTAAATGCTATTATAAAGTTGAACGAACTTTACAAATTGTATTTACCCTTGCAGAAATTAGTTtgaaaatttgtacataatttaataaatgtttaaaacattttcaaaaggAATAGACATGTCATTCACATGAGTATGAATTTTATTGTATCAATTTGGGTTTTTCGATTTGGGTAATGCAATAAACAtcgtacaaattttattatatcatacatCGGTTCTTTCTGTAACGTTAGACATATTACACAAAgtatactttattattttttgaattgctgatatatgtacatacatacattttccatgaaaatatgttttgatATTGAATATTATGCCAACAATGAATAAACATACAAAAGCTACATACATTCATCGTATGCTTGTAGAATTTtcgatgaaaaaatatttataaacacgcACTTACGTTCGAATATATCACAATGAAATATTAAAGCCCACCGATTTCATCTTTGAAAATCCTACGTGCGAATTTTCCCCGCGAAATTCCTTATTTTGTGCGctcgttatataatataatattcacaaTAAGGTCGTGTGTTCCCTTTCCGAACACTCAGCTTGAACATATATTATTAGACGTGCACGTATCCTGATTGAATTTACTATCGATCTCGGGCAGGAAATGAAGGTCCTAGATGTACAGAGTGATCATAAACGAGCCACGGAATAAATCACCGAATCAGCGGGACTTTTCTCATAAGACTCGCCGTGCGAATTTCCACACGCACAAAAGTCaccgtaaataaattaaattaaacattatatatacaaaagtaTGACTTAAGTGTTCCAACGCAGCCGTGTGTAATAatatattgttgaaatattgatctaatagtataaaaatatatttgcattcAAGACAAGGATGAAGAACGTTTAAATTATAGCTCTCGACAGCTTTGAATATAGATTAAAATTCATTGTAGGAATTCATTTGTCGTTTTGAGTTTTGCGTTGACAGGATAGATGAactaattttatgaaatttcacaagtttcagttcaatagttttgtatataattaagTAGTTTCTGAGAGCCAATATCCGCAACTCGGTCGTTTAGATGGATGATGTATGTAATTCGATGTATATTTTCGTCGTCGACCAGAAACTGTTCGGAATTTTCACGTGACACCTGTTTAAATCTAGATCAGGccttgtatatgtgtgtgtatgtttgtgaatACGTGACGTCATAGCAAATGTGTATTGCAAGCTGAAAAACTTACAACGATGATCATTGTTTAAACATCTTCTCCCAAATATATAATACGAAGTCTGTCTCGAAGTTCGTAGACCTTTTTTCGTCGGCTCTAATTAGGCATCGTACATTTTGGATAATGTGATAATTTAGCCGAGACgtcatgtaaattttaaaattattactaaTGTGCAAAATTTGTTTTTCAGCGAAATATTTAGCCGAAAATATAATACGAGCGCACATCGTCCGGGCCAAGATATGTGTTTCGCTATCAAAAATTTCAATCTTACACATAATTTCCACTCAAAACGTCGCACAAAACGAAGCCGAAATCCCAagggtaatttttattttcgaaatagcaatttattatatttccccggttttttgttaattattacaGCATTACATTGCTAATGAAGTGTTGTATCCTTCACGCAAGTCAATGCAAAATTAATTCTACACAAGTTTAGAGCTCACATCCAAAACTTTAAACAATGCCGAAGTTTAAATAATTTACACATTATAATCCTCGTGTTTTCTCAAACGGAATCTCAAACTTGACTTATGTAAATTACACACAAACAATGGCGAAAATAAAGGGAAAGTCTtcaatgttataataaaaatttcgccaAATCTCAGAACTtacaagtattatattttgtaagcCTATTTATCAGAGCTCTGGAGTGAGAGTCGGATTCGTgaagtcggagcatttcaagcgaaGTCGGAAAcgttaaaaatcaaccgactccttctccttttaatattttctttaattaatagtataacagtatgtgtcaactagtctCTAATTTTAATGAAGAAacgatcaatttaaatttaataatttcgttataaaaatcatgattttaaattacattataaataaaaccgtAGCATTGCACCTTTTTCTGATGTTTTGTCGCCAAAATAGATTGTTTCCTAtgtctcatatttttttttattctaatttttcgcatttatttatttgtgtttgaaattcatacacatatctacttacatttaatttatacctatttcatcaccaataatttaataaattggcttacatgtcaatttttcgtgatttttttaattccatttatttatgtaatgttttgaaaatcgctataatttttattagtaacaattttatacgttagcaagaaaagtcgatcttacaaaaatcgttcaagttggcgTCGGCgttggagtcgaatcataaaataaagttggagtcggtaaattttgatccgactacgatatacatattaatatttaatatataatttcaaaagagactttgcatgtaactgtgtaactatgtatgtaaggtttgttatgaacatcgaaaacaaatcaaagtttctatgacgacgatattgatatcgtatgatattattttttttagattcaaataaatttaataaaaaaacataaatatgaatttttactattagatcatTTGTCATgtataagctgtttatattacaaacatcgagtgaagccgggtaaaaccactagtataccatatcggacaaataataaaagctTAAAAATCTAACTGAATATAAGTCTCATTGTAGCTTTGTCCACTATTTTTAGCAAGATGATGCTCATTTTGACCtgccatttatttaaattaaagaacGTCGCTCGTGGTCTCATACGAGTGCAAGTTTCACCATTACAACGTTAAACTTTCGCGATTAGAACTTGCTCGCCCTCCAATTTATCAACTTTAAACTTATTTGGCTCGTTAAAAATTCAAACGGGAAGAGAACGGGTACATCATTAGACAGTCATAAATGTGATTAACAGACGGCTAGACATGTCAGTTACACTTTGGCAATGCTTCGTTTCATTAGTCAGTCAAGTTGATGTTCAGACGTGTGCCAAGATAGTAAACAGGATCAGCCTTTGTCGAATACGAGTTTCAGGTGAATGTTTCTTTGTGTCTAAAAGTCGGTTCGAAATAGGATACTATTCGAAAgaatgatatttattgtgtaggATTTTCGCTCCAGCTAAATCTGAACTACCATGGTGAGCTTTGAGCTCGTTTCTGGCGTGTTTTCAGATTGCATTTCATTCCATTTGAACTGTTTCAAATccgacaatttatttaaaagcatACGGAAGAAAAGCATGTTGATTTGTTATAAATGACAAGTGGAAGTGTCACAAATGTATTTAGTACAGCCGTATGTGAAATACATCATATTAAACAAGAAATCTTTGTTTTATAATACACTTAATGTAATATTCCTGAAAGTATTGCATACATAAGTAAAaaactttgaaataaattaaaatataatacaatttaatagtatatgtatatatgtatatatataatgtacatatatttatatatataataatatatgtatatatatattattttactgtacatatattattaatgtacatatattatttcccATGAAGTCAATACGTGTTTTACCTCTAAGCGAAACCTATGGTATTtaacttttacatatatatatatatatatatatatatatatatatatatatatatatatatatatatatatatatatatatatatatatatatataaatatatatatatatatatatatatatatatatatatatatatatatatatatatatatatatatatatatatatatatatacatatatatacgagcCTAATTAATggactatttttatttagaatttttcaaagaagtattattttggttttaattataaaaattaacaaaacatacatatgtatttatagataatattaaataaatgattaaatcgAAAATCGATTCGAAGCAATTACAAAAAATAgtaatacatacgtaaattaAAAGGATATGGAATTTATGTAGTAGATGGACGATTCTAAAAATATAGGAAGTTAGGAAAATTAATGTTCTCATTTTTCTCTTATCCAATGGGTAAtcccatttaaaattaaatatacatattacagaattaatcgagattactttttattaaatttcttgtTTCATTTCATTGTTCACTAGAATTACATGTAGTAGGTAAAATAATAGTataattatttctaaaaaatttaatgtatatgtatatatgtgtgcattcgtaattttacatttaaatttctaCGCAATTTTGTACTCATACGAAGAATGTATGTATTACCTTGTATGACTTTTATGCCACATTCATTGTATATACCACTCCACCGGGTATAATTTGAAAACACAATTTGCAACTGTGTAGTTCTAGTGTGGACCAATTACGCGAAACGAATGCATAATGCAGAATTTCAGTCACCGTTTGAACTCAATAGGAACAAAGCTTTCcgattatgtatttaaatacatacttctaaataaatatatatatatgtacatacatgtacaatgtCGGGTATCATATCCATttagtagatacatatgtatatgcacaatcCGACTCCGTACAATACTTGTGTcatcgtaatataatattttatgatacacacatatgtatatgtatatgtatgtacataaatatacccTCTGTTAGTGATGATAGTTCTTtgggttgttttattttttatgttttttattcgGAATATACTAGAAAATTGAGTGTTCATCAAATATATTGATCGTACGAATATTTCTGAAGAAAATCTCGAGTGACTCGAGTTTTTGCAATTCAAATTAATGTTTCATTTGCAATGATAATGAGACTTCAGGGATGAAACAACAAGGTTGTTTAGGGATGTTAGTTCCAATTATAATCGTAGAGCTTTTCTGAAAATCCGTAACGCTATAATTTTCCGATATTTAACGTCCAATGCTTTGACGGCATGACTTGCATTAATTTGCACGGttgaataaattgataaatcagGATTCAATATATCTATCTGACTACCATTTGTATTAATTAGTATCCACGTACTTTATCGCAATGCGTATTTTCAagacgtgtgtatgtatgtgtgctcgCACATATCAAAAGAACATTTCCTGATTCCGCTCGAATTAATCCGTCATGAAAATAACACTAATTCTTAAAGTAAAACTGGATTAGTCGTATTCATTACGCTTTTTGCTTTGAAGACGTTTTTAAATCGAATTTATGAGCAGAGCAGCGCATTTGGAAAGCGCGCCATAATTCGAAGCtgggttgaaaattatatttttggtttaaaatatgtatgttcaattttttatgtgattaACAAAAAGCACGCATTTGGatgaaaatattgtatgaaaagCGATGCTTCTCGTAACTGAGGCATTGACAGCATTCTCTCGAATTTGTATATAGCCATAAACAAAACTAGAACCAATCTAtttaaaaagtatgtacatatgtagatgagctATTTGGTTAAAAAGATTTTCGTTGAAAAACGTGTTTTACACAGTAAGGGGTTTGTTTGCTCGCGCTTTCGCAAATccaaattcaaatttcattccTTAAACTTTTAAGTGAAACTGTAATAGATATAGATGAGTTCACCAGTTTAAAATACACTTAATATCAAATTCATCATGTAGAATGGTAAATTTCTTTGGATTGAATCCACGAAATTAACATAAAAGTTCAGATTGAGAGAGACGTAAATTTAAGCATAGATTTGAaacttatgaaaataaatttttaatttcataatacaatgaataatgcaatgaataaattaacttcgtaatgataatataaatttgtaataaaagtTGTTTCCTCAGAATCACAGattaatatatttcataataacCAGCTTCAAGGACGGATCGGtcaaagtggtcacggattcgatATCTACTGGTTACTGcttgccagaccttggatatgtgactccaagtcgatggtttcctatcagagtttgccaatttatctaattttaattgaaacgattcTTAGAAATTGGCATCTCTTGTCTTATTAggcaaaaaattgaattattcagcatctcgattctataaatgctgcaaatttttccattaatgtctctgtgaatgttgattgtatttactttgtttaatttttacaatgtttCTGTACAATTTTTGACCGTATATGTCgtatatataacatttatatcgtatataaagttatatttatataacatttatgtcgtaaaatatataacaattttatatttataattgatatttctttatctgtatagtacactcgtcgcattggagcgatccgtaatgacgagtgtgcatgattgattaaaaataaaaatagtatagaaaatttgatgcgggaaatgattttttttatacatttcttaCTTTTTACTAACAagccattgtatgtatgtatagggagTTGACTTTAATGTGAAGAAAATGTAATCGAGGCTTTTCTCCTTGCGTTTCAGGGAGATAAATTCGCATTTTTTACAGTGCAAAGTTGAGCCGACGAGTGGAGGCATGATAGGTGAAGGCTTTTAATTGAATCATTAGTAAGGCTCGTCTCGGGATTTGAAACCCTACTCGGCGAAACACCTGAAGTTGAAAAATACTACTGCATTTGTCTTTTCGCATTCTCTCTCTCTAGCTCGTAGCTCTGGTAAACACACCAGTGCCAGCTTTTGCGGATGCTGCCCAGGACCACGAAAATCGATACCCGAGAAGGGGAGGAAGCATCTTTCTCTTGGAAATTCACATCTACCTAAAGCTCCCGGGCAGCTTTCGCTTGTGCAAACCTGATCAAAAGGATTTGCGTTTACGCGATTGTGTCGAGTGGTACATGATAGATCACCATTTCCGCCTTTATGCCTTTACGCTGCGATGGGTAATACAGCTCTGCTTCCTGCGGCAGGAAATGgactaaatttcaatttttacactattcgaacatacgtatgtatactatTACCACGATTCTAattcgaaatatgtatatctctacATGTGTAGATAGTCGGTTTACTCGCCGTGCCTCGCCGTTCTAATAGGACAATTGCCTCGGGGATTTCTAACGGCAATTCCTGTTAGTCAGAGTAATATCTATTACATCTATTAATAGCTTCAGGAGGTTGACAAACTGCTCGCTCtaattaaaacttaattaaCAAAGAGATAAATTTTCAATCTATCCCATTTTCAATCATCGgaatatataatgaaaatggttcagtggttagcgtatatacatatatactgctaATAACAGAAGGGTCAAGATTTAGAGCCCTAAcacagtgttgctggccagacctcgaatatatgtacatatgtagtatgtgacttcaggtcgatcattttctatcaggTCGatcagtttgcaaatttatctgatttaattgtagaAGCGATTCCGACTAAACTGGCCACCTATGTATCATCATTtgtcaaaattatttgaattcgatttcgaatttatagtaatattataaatttatatatgtatataggtagtaCATAAAGATTTGGCcgagtataaatatatgtatatatgtataggtagatataaatatatcaatttgatAAGTATGAGTTTTGGAgagtaaaaatatatctaacAACGATACATAGATTTTATCTCATTCTTTGAAAAATGTTggattgtatttacatatatttcatataatgcctttaatataaaatttatatttgacagATATTCGATTGTTAAATTTTACTAGGATCGATCTAGACGAATTTTACTAGACTTTGGTGAGAGGGAAAagttaaaaaattatgtttcgGTAAAGAAAATTGTCTTGGCAGATTTCATCCCGAATAATCAAATTGAGACTTAATATCCTCGTATCGAAAGTTTTGACGAACTTTTTTTTAGCACATAAACATTACACTAAACACTGACacatcagtacatacatatacatacatacatctgtagatagttaaaaaaaaaacaaatgtatcaaATATGCCCCTTATTTATTATAGATAGTAAAACTTAGACGTACGTAATATTCAAGCAAAATGGCTGAAAAGATTACCTCATCCACCGAGTTGGTACAGAAGACCATGGACTCTGTGATGCAACAACAGACTGTCGAAAAGAAGGTGTCGATAGAGGCTCGCCAAGAGTTCTCGCAGTCGTTCTCGAGCAGTTACGAGGAGGAATTCGAGGAGCAGACTTTCATTGACGAATTCGGCAACGCGAAAACGATCAGGAATGAGTCCTCGTCTTCCGAGGAGGAGTCCAGCAAGTCAGCCAAGGTCCAAGTCAAGGCTTCCGGTCTGGATGAGAAGCAGATGCAGGCTTTGACCCAGGCGTCTAACGAGCTGGGTGCAACGCTGGCCCTCCAGGACAAAACCAACCAATAATGATCAACATCCAATAAAAAAAACCCCCCCACATACCGGCTCTGTGATGTCTCgatagtaatattttattttattatcgttGTGTACTGATACTGGCTCGTTAATCTGTCGATACCGATCTCTGGATTTCGATGAATTTATTGCACtggttatataatatgtacgtatgtataaaggAAAAGTTTtcgttaatgtatgtatacataattatacatataacaaatctTATTCAacttttcttaaataaatacatacataggagctttaagatttttttagtaataaaacatAGTATCACTAGTGCAATAAATCGACGTTTAATTTTGGTCTTTTTTGACCATTCTGTCTTCTCAAAATGTCCTCTCTTTCACAACTTAACTTATAACGAGTGgtttatctaataaaaaaaaaaatacagcatgTCCTGAAAAAgtgaataaatttacattttacaaaatCGAATCAATCGCTCTAAAATAGCACATACACCACATATATACCAACACGCATAATATACGTACTCTCTATactgaattattaattttatttaatttaacgttTGAAATACGAACTAACCCAACGCTCTCAGTAATAACGCTTCTGAAAAGTTGTATACATAAtccgaataataataaataaaaatatcgcatatttatgtgtataaaaaagcGCTCTAATACGTTTGGCTTTAGTGTTGTGAAGtgtattacatttataaaatatacaatgtaacaaAAATACAAAGCGCACACTTAAGAAGATTAATAACAGTGTTCTTTTCGTTTCaggaatgtatataaaaaattaaaaacatacatatattatttatttatctaatatataaaataaataaatgaaggaattattattataacgatCGTTCATATACAACAAGATTTTTCGTTGAAGTAAAGTGACACTTTTGTCGACAAGATGGAAGACGACGACGAGGATACCACTCAAATGAATGAGGGAAAAGTGACGTCACACAGTGTAGTACAGAAGAAGACTACTCGTGTAAAAGCTCACGTCACTTCTTTTACAAGTTCAAGCAGTCAAAAGTCAACAACGAACTTTTCCACCGTCAAAAGATCGACCCAGTCGACAGAATCCAGTGAACAACACCTAGATCAAACCACACTCACCTCTGACTATCTCTCAAGCAAGCAAAGTACCACTGAAAGCATGCAAAGAACTTTAAATAAAACGGACGAAACGGGAGCAGTGATACCTACCTGTCAAATCATAACTCACCAAGCTTCGAATGAATCCGAAGAATCCGCTGAAACTAAATCTGAAACAGACGCCAGTGGCAACAGAATAACTAAAGTGTACTACGAAGGCTCTGGAGGTAGCATGCACCAATTGGATTCATTTAAAGAAGACGGCAAAATGACTTCCAGGTATACAGACCAAAGATTTTCGGCAAAGTTAGGCTTATTTTCACGAAGCGCCACTTCGAGCTCTAGCCAGGAGGAGTATGAGCCGGAGATTAAGCTATTCGGACAGAAAAATCTAACGACAACCGGTCAATACTTGACAACAGGTAGAGTGGAGACTGCTAAATCCATGGAAAGTTTACGCGTTGCTAAAGAAATTACGAATCAATTGAACGTTTCGCCCGAAAAGACTTTGCACGCTCACAGGGGATCATTTTTAACGACTAGTGAGAGAGACGTGCGTAAAGTAATAACCTCCTGTGCTGAAAATAGAAGCTTTGAAAGCTACGATATGAGGCTTAAGAGGAGAGCTTTGTCCGGTGAGGAAATGGGTGGTTCTTTCAGCGGGGAAGATTCGGTTCAAATCACCGCTGAAAAGAGGCGAGGTTTGTTCGCCGGCGTCGAAAGGAGACTCACTCCTCAGCATCTGAGTCTTCCACCATCTGGTGGTCCGTTCATAGGAATGGGCTGTTCGCAGGACAGTTCGAGGAAATTGATGATCCTGAGTCCTCACAGTCCACTGACGACGCCCGATCTACTCAACTTTTCGCAGCCGATCCTCAGCATCAAAGGCAGACGCAAAAAGGGCATTGTTTTGCCCAAGTTGATCTTGCCGAGGAGTGACTCGGAAGCTTCAGAGGTCTTCTTCGATCATAGTATTTTAGAGTAAGTATTCAAACTTAACTCATGATTTgttatatatagaaaatttttatattgaaagaaGAAAAGTATGAGTATTTTCTTTGTTTCAACGGTTTGtatatatgaacatttatacaagtacaattaaacttttaattaatttatgtgtTAAAGGTATTTGCAGAGAGTATTTTctcaatattattaaacgagAAATTGTGTTATACAATTCCTTTAGGTATATATATCTAATTAAATTGTACAAGTTTGTTTtgagttataatataattacaacTAGGGAAACAAATTGCTCCTTAAGGTTAAATCAATGGTATCTTATAAGTGAATGTTATAATTTAAACGGCACTATCTCGGTAATTATGCGGTGaagaatatttatcaaaaaaaaaagagaaagccTTTGAAAGTGAACATCAGATCTCTATTTAAGGAACAGATTTCACGTAGTAAATTGAATCCTTTGTAATATCGAATGGCATAAATGCTTTTCTCGACGACACACAATTCGAGCTTTTCCCTCACTCGAATAGACTTCTTAATACCGAAAAGGAGCGAGTTCAAGATGGAAAATTCAGGACGAGAGtggattttttttcgtttatacatattttttttatttacgtgaaAAGTCCACGCTTTTTTTCGACCCTACGAATTCCGCAAAGGGTCAGTGATTTATTCTTTTATGAAAAATCATGGTCAAGATATTTCGGATTCGGTGAAAACGTGACGGAATTTTTTATTCACTCGATTTTATAAAGCTCCGCCGAACATTGATTTAGCTGATTAAGTCCTATTTGCTTTCAACGAGCTTACGTTCGTGTAATTGGCATTTAAAAGATCTTCGCATTGTTACATCACTAATGGATATTACATACCTGGGCTCGACAAATCTCTACGAAACGTGCTTGTCAGACAAAAATGCTATTCGCCCGCCACAGAaaaattttcacacaaaaaaaatccccaacatttccttttaaacatacataagtatgtatacaattttaaattgtttgaatTGCATGGCCTTTCGTGTGATATCATTTACcctctgatatatgtatacatcatcatcatcatcatcatttacaaccattgACCACTCACTACTGAATAAAGACCTcaacaacacgcttccattttcCTAACTCTCATCCCACAAATTTTTCTAacttcatccacccatcttcctagCGGTAttcctttcaccctttcacattctctcgggtaccactcTAGCACTTATTTATTCCCTCTTTCATCCATTCTCTTAGCCACGTGATCTGCCCATtgtcatttaaatctcttcactctctttaAATTTATTCCACATTCATACAATCAAGTTGAAATTAGAAAACATATCAGTTGATcaatttggtaaaaaaaaatcttatttatgcGATCTGTATCCTGTGGAATGCATTTATCGCAAAGATAActgagtgtacatatgtacattcatgtgCATATGTTTTACAATAAGTAAATCCACATATATTAACTATAGATCATTAATGTTTTAGACCtaagaaaagttttttttcaactGAAGTCTGTTTCTTGGTACATTTTTCAATTACGAATAATacgaatatacaaatatacagaaATACCTTCATACAAACGACCACCCAACGGTTGGGAGCActtcattaataaaataataaagaaaatacagACTTTGCCATTACCAAGTTTGCCAATCACCACATATTGAAGGCCTCGTTTTATTATACGTTTAGAGTTTGGCAGAGAGCAAACGTGTAACTTACACGCCCGGAAGCGGTTCTACCATTATATCAACAGATACGTCTTTGTATATGGCTCACAGTGTTTCGATTAACCCTTTTGTCCGTATGTTTATTCGTAATATGCTTAAATTTCAACGACGTTTAAATGAGCTTTCGGTGCCTTGCCAAACAACCCGACCTTGGCCTGTTGCGGAAAAGCTCTGTAACGCGATCGCGGTCAAAACCTTG from Arctopsyche grandis isolate Sample6627 chromosome 1, ASM5162203v2, whole genome shotgun sequence includes the following:
- the LOC143910436 gene encoding uncharacterized protein LOC143910436, whose amino-acid sequence is MAEKITSSTELVQKTMDSVMQQQTVEKKVSIEARQEFSQSFSSSYEEEFEEQTFIDEFGNAKTIRNESSSSEEESSKSAKVQVKASGLDEKQMQALTQASNELGATLALQDKTNQ